The bacterium genome includes the window AACACATACATACTTGAAAACCAATTTTGTTTCAGTATAGATAAACATTTTACCTTTCTATAGGAATTTTCACCGTAAAGAGGGCTCCTTTATCTTCGCTCTCGGAAACTGAAATTGTACCATTATGCTTATCTACAATCTCTTTAGATATGGCAAGCCCTAAGCCTGTTCCCCTTATCTTTGTTCCAAAGAATGGCTCAAATATTTTACCCCTTATATTTTCAGCAACGCCAGGCCCACTATCGGCTATAGAAACCTCAATACTATTATCACAAACGCCTGATTTTATCTTTATCCTTCCAATCTTTTCTTTTTCTAAATGGAAAACACCCTCTCCCTCTATAGCTTGAACCGCATTGATAATAATATTGGTAAATAGATTGTGTATCCAGTGAGAATCCAAAGGAATGGTTGGAATATCAGGAGATAGCTCCTTAACAACATCAATCTTTAGTAGTTCATGGGAGAGGCTTTTTAATGCCTCCTCAATAATATGATTGATATTTACTAAATCCCTTTTTATTAAAACACCCTTTACAAACCCCATTGTTTCTTCAATAACAATATTTGCCTTTTCCTCTGCCCTTCCAATCATCTCCAAATATTTTATAAACTCTTGGGGTGCCTTTTTCTTTAAAAAATAGACATTGCTTCTTATAATAGCCAAAGGATTCTTCAGCTCATGCCCCATCCTTGATGACATTGTTCCAAGTGCTACCATTTTTTCTTGATGGGCAAGTTTTTTATGCATATCTTCAATCTCCCTTGTTCTTTGCAGAACGATTTTTTCAAGCTCCAAAGTAAATCTTTCCTTTTCTTCATAGAATTTTGCATTTTCTAAGGCAAGGCCAGCATAATGGATAAAAATAGAAAGGGCATCTTCATCTTGTTTTGTTATATCTTCTTTAGATGTTGAGATTAAAAGAAAATAGGCTATATGTTCTTTAACCAAGAGGGGAATATCTATAAAATTTTTTGCCCCTATAAGAACCTGAATGGCATCACACGCAGATTCTGGGATTATTTTTCCAAGAATTTCCTTAAGATTTTTTCTTATAATAATTCCTTCTTTAAACGACCCATTTGCAAAAAATGGAAGCTCTTCAACAGGCGCCTTTATGCTTGAAATGGGTACCTCAATTATATCCTCTATTGCGTGTTTTATTTCTTCTCCACCTGATAAGATATGATTCAATACTTCCTTTTTATCCTC containing:
- a CDS encoding ATP-binding protein, with the protein product MKKQRISIQAKLLFLMLGIIVLTTSIFIYVFIKEEKGFFLNLGIAPADIEIFAAKINQKLALILSIIILFSLLILSLFIKKILSPILKLSQETRYIASGDLDYPVSVETEDEIGEIAKDFKVLEKSLKATIRDLRKRNKEIEALLKASTTMASKLDSEEILKLIIEYIVSLLGYDYVFVSRLSEDKKEVLNHILSGGEEIKHAIEDIIEVPISSIKAPVEELPFFANGSFKEGIIIRKNLKEILGKIIPESACDAIQVLIGAKNFIDIPLLVKEHIAYFLLISTSKEDITKQDEDALSIFIHYAGLALENAKFYEEKERFTLELEKIVLQRTREIEDMHKKLAHQEKMVALGTMSSRMGHELKNPLAIIRSNVYFLKKKAPQEFIKYLEMIGRAEEKANIVIEETMGFVKGVLIKRDLVNINHIIEEALKSLSHELLKIDVVKELSPDIPTIPLDSHWIHNLFTNIIINAVQAIEGEGVFHLEKEKIGRIKIKSGVCDNSIEVSIADSGPGVAENIRGKIFEPFFGTKIRGTGLGLAISKEIVDKHNGTISVSESEDKGALFTVKIPIER